In one window of Campylobacter hepaticus DNA:
- a CDS encoding molybdopterin molybdotransferase MoeA, with protein MKNIFETLKDLNNQISSLNESELISLEQAKNRILAKDLYAKKNLPSFDNAALDGYAFNYAHLNHPLTIKGVIFAGDKNKYELGTNECYKIMTGAIMPKNADTILMLEDECIKNGKLIIKKAPKQYNAYRYKGEELKENDFLLKKGTKLNNKHIALLASQGIYKIEVIRKIRIGIFSSGNELKEPWQECDENNIYNANALPLLNMFDNTSYLGIIEDDFINTKKALENTNFELLITSGGASVGEADFIEQALNELGFSPLFKGLKARPARPTKLYQKNQKLVLILPGNPMAAYLSCFIFAKKIINLLNGNLEEPLKFHAKMGMDLKLKNGRNNLILGNLEKDIFIPFNENKFGSGMILPLIKSEFLLISDEDTSELKKDDEIKLLKL; from the coding sequence ATGAAAAATATTTTTGAAACTTTAAAAGATTTAAACAATCAAATTTCGAGTTTAAATGAATCAGAATTAATAAGTCTTGAACAAGCAAAAAATAGAATTTTAGCAAAAGATCTTTATGCAAAAAAAAATCTACCTAGTTTTGACAATGCTGCACTTGATGGCTATGCTTTTAATTATGCGCATTTAAACCATCCTTTAACCATCAAAGGAGTAATTTTTGCAGGAGATAAAAACAAGTATGAACTTGGTACAAATGAATGCTATAAAATCATGACAGGTGCCATAATGCCTAAAAATGCTGATACTATTTTAATGCTTGAAGATGAATGCATAAAAAATGGTAAACTTATTATCAAAAAAGCCCCTAAACAATATAATGCTTATCGCTATAAAGGCGAAGAATTAAAAGAAAATGATTTTTTGCTAAAAAAAGGCACCAAACTTAATAATAAACACATAGCTTTACTTGCTTCTCAAGGAATTTATAAAATAGAAGTTATAAGAAAAATTCGCATAGGTATTTTTTCAAGTGGAAATGAACTTAAAGAACCTTGGCAAGAATGCGATGAAAATAATATTTATAATGCTAATGCTTTGCCCTTATTAAACATGTTTGATAATACATCTTATCTTGGTATTATTGAAGATGATTTTATAAACACTAAGAAAGCTTTAGAAAATACTAATTTTGAACTTTTAATAACTTCAGGTGGTGCAAGTGTTGGAGAGGCAGATTTTATCGAACAAGCTTTAAATGAACTTGGCTTTAGTCCACTTTTTAAAGGTTTAAAAGCACGTCCTGCAAGACCAACCAAACTTTACCAAAAAAATCAAAAATTAGTTCTTATCTTGCCAGGAAATCCTATGGCAGCTTATCTTTCTTGTTTTATTTTTGCTAAAAAAATTATCAATTTGTTAAATGGAAATTTAGAAGAACCTTTAAAATTTCATGCTAAAATGGGAATGGATTTAAAACTTAAAAATGGCCGTAACAATCTTATTTTAGGAAATTTAGAAAAAGACATTTTCATCCCATTTAATGAAAACAAATTTGGCTCAGGAATGATACTTCCTCTTATAAAAAGTGAATTTTTGCTTATTAGTGATGAAGATACAAGTGAATTAAAAAAAGATGATGAAATCAAACTTTTAAAATTATAA
- the rpsO gene encoding 30S ribosomal protein S15 has product MALDSAKKAQIVAKFAKKPGDTGSTEVQIALLTARIIDLTEHLKIYKKDFSSRLGLLKLVGQRKRLLSYLKRKDYSSYSKLIAELNLRDK; this is encoded by the coding sequence ATGGCTTTAGATTCGGCCAAAAAAGCACAAATAGTTGCAAAATTTGCTAAAAAACCAGGTGATACTGGATCAACAGAAGTTCAAATAGCGCTTTTAACCGCTAGAATTATAGATCTTACAGAACATTTAAAGATTTATAAAAAAGATTTTTCTTCAAGATTAGGACTTTTAAAACTTGTAGGTCAAAGAAAAAGACTTTTATCTTATCTTAAGAGAAAAGATTATAGTTCTTATAGTAAATTAATTGCTGAATTAAATCTTAGAGATAAATAA
- a CDS encoding c-type cytochrome — MNKFSMALALFLFGTCAFALDENLEKTKGATGIDLPTAQWALPKAINKDGTIDENQLPKNSQYSKMVILGNKIINETSKYVGPQAKDPKKRFTGNNFSCSSCHANAGTVKNQLPFVGIWGRFPQYDMKEDRVIALVDRINSCFQRSMNGKSMPTDTPEMMAMLTYMQWLSQGIPVGAKTEGQGLEKIEFISRAADPKKGKIIYMNKCAACHQKNGQGLKNTSDTGDYYIYPPLWGKDSYNTGAGVYRLIKAANFIKTNMPKGSPDLSLEDAYDVASYINLQKRPIKANREQDFPDRRVKPLDMDVGPYDDNFSIIQHRFGPYTDMIKK, encoded by the coding sequence ATGAATAAATTTTCTATGGCTTTAGCTTTATTCTTATTTGGAACTTGCGCTTTTGCTCTAGATGAAAATTTAGAAAAAACTAAAGGTGCAACAGGCATTGATTTGCCTACTGCTCAATGGGCTTTACCCAAAGCCATAAATAAAGATGGCACTATTGATGAAAATCAATTACCCAAAAATTCACAATATTCTAAAATGGTTATTTTAGGAAATAAAATCATCAATGAAACAAGTAAATATGTAGGTCCTCAAGCTAAAGATCCCAAAAAAAGATTTACAGGAAATAATTTTTCTTGTTCAAGTTGCCATGCTAATGCAGGGACAGTTAAAAATCAATTACCTTTTGTAGGAATTTGGGGAAGATTTCCTCAATATGATATGAAAGAAGATAGAGTTATAGCTTTAGTTGATAGAATCAATAGCTGTTTTCAAAGATCTATGAATGGAAAAAGTATGCCTACTGATACTCCTGAAATGATGGCTATGCTAACTTATATGCAATGGCTTTCTCAAGGTATTCCTGTGGGAGCTAAAACAGAAGGGCAGGGGCTCGAAAAAATAGAATTTATCTCAAGAGCAGCTGATCCTAAAAAAGGTAAAATTATTTATATGAATAAATGTGCTGCTTGTCATCAAAAAAATGGACAAGGGCTTAAAAATACCAGTGATACAGGAGATTATTATATTTATCCGCCACTTTGGGGAAAAGATAGCTATAATACAGGAGCAGGAGTATACCGCCTTATAAAAGCTGCTAATTTTATCAAAACTAATATGCCTAAAGGATCTCCTGATTTAAGTCTTGAAGATGCTTATGATGTAGCATCTTATATCAATTTACAAAAACGTCCTATAAAAGCAAATAGAGAGCAAGATTTTCCAGATAGAAGGGTTAAACCTTTAGATATGGATGTAGGACCTTATGATGATAATTTTTCTATTATTCAACACCGCTTTGGACCTTATACAGATATGATTAAAAAATAA
- the murA gene encoding UDP-N-acetylglucosamine 1-carboxyvinyltransferase produces the protein MTYLEIEGTNHLNGAITISGAKNAALPLIVSSILAKNEVCIHNIPNVADIKTLISLLENLGATIHFQNNTALLNTNTLNQTIAKYDIVRKMRASILALGPLLSRFGHCEVSLPGGCAIGQRPIDLHLLALEKMGAHIQIKQGYVVANGKLKGSEILFDKITVTGSENIIMAAALAKGTTKLLNIAKEPEVVQLCEVLAHAGLSIKGIGTDELEIYGTDGELLEFKEIKVIPDRIEAGTYLCAGAITNSQITLYQANPSHLSAVLSKLHQMGFDTLVEKDSLTLLPAKEIKPVEIMTSEYPGFPTDMQAQFMALALKANGTSIIDEKLFENRFMHVSELLRMGADIKLNGHIATIVGGKELNCADVMATDLRASSALILAALAAKGTSKVHRIYHLDRGYENLEKKFKALGAKITRLEE, from the coding sequence ATGACTTATTTAGAAATAGAAGGAACAAATCATTTAAATGGGGCTATTACTATAAGCGGAGCTAAAAATGCAGCACTTCCATTAATAGTTTCAAGTATATTAGCTAAAAATGAAGTATGCATTCATAATATTCCTAATGTAGCTGATATTAAAACTCTTATATCTTTATTGGAAAATTTGGGAGCTACAATACATTTTCAAAACAATACCGCTTTATTGAATACTAATACTTTAAATCAAACCATAGCTAAATATGATATAGTAAGAAAAATGCGTGCTTCTATACTTGCTTTAGGTCCTTTGCTTTCACGTTTTGGACATTGTGAAGTCTCTCTACCAGGAGGTTGTGCTATAGGGCAAAGACCTATTGATTTACACCTTTTAGCTTTGGAAAAAATGGGTGCACATATACAAATTAAACAAGGTTATGTTGTAGCTAATGGGAAATTAAAAGGTAGTGAAATACTTTTTGATAAAATTACTGTTACAGGTAGTGAAAATATTATTATGGCAGCAGCTTTAGCTAAAGGCACAACCAAACTTTTAAATATTGCAAAAGAGCCTGAAGTAGTCCAACTTTGTGAAGTTTTAGCTCATGCAGGACTTTCAATTAAAGGCATTGGTACAGATGAACTTGAAATTTATGGTACAGATGGAGAGCTTTTAGAATTTAAAGAAATTAAAGTTATACCTGATAGAATAGAAGCAGGAACTTATCTTTGTGCAGGAGCTATTACAAATTCTCAAATCACACTTTATCAAGCTAATCCTTCTCATTTAAGTGCAGTCTTATCCAAACTTCATCAAATGGGTTTTGATACTCTTGTTGAAAAAGATAGCCTAACCCTACTTCCAGCCAAAGAAATCAAACCTGTAGAAATCATGACTAGTGAATATCCTGGTTTTCCAACAGATATGCAAGCACAATTTATGGCTTTAGCTTTAAAAGCCAATGGAACTAGTATTATTGATGAAAAACTTTTTGAAAATCGTTTTATGCATGTTAGCGAGCTTTTAAGAATGGGCGCAGATATCAAACTTAATGGACATATTGCCACTATAGTAGGAGGAAAAGAACTCAACTGTGCTGATGTTATGGCTACAGATTTAAGGGCTTCCTCAGCACTGATTTTAGCTGCATTAGCAGCTAAGGGTACAAGCAAGGTCCACAGAATTTATCATCTAGATCGTGGTTATGAAAATTTAGAAAAAAAATTTAAAGCCTTAGGAGCTAAAATCACAAGGCTTGAAGAATGA
- a CDS encoding DHH family phosphoesterase codes for MKIYHLSHTDLDGYACQFVVNFYFKNVQFYNSNYGKEINENFNSILNDIEKDNNLNQAIILITDLNLNLNQCEEFDKICKEKNIKIFLLDHHQSGEECAQKYPWYLLDSKRCATKIVYDFFSKICLPNLELSKLVDVVNAVDIWLSKDENFELGKVFLGLIANAKEINRIMFKDIQVAYMFFLLEKARSFIGKNKANILLDNAIHNIKKDFFMKNHDDTLANLISYFVVEKLGELKEKFTIEYQGHKGILTSNIGNTSIIGNDFLVKNPDYDFFVDISSKKTLSFRANGNIDVSLMAKNLVGGGGHKNASGGLFVSFKDGPYHHIKAQIMDLIKNKELKKGSNV; via the coding sequence ATGAAAATTTATCACTTATCACACACAGATCTTGATGGCTATGCTTGTCAATTTGTTGTGAATTTTTATTTTAAAAATGTACAATTTTATAATTCTAATTATGGTAAAGAAATTAATGAAAATTTTAATTCCATTTTAAACGATATAGAAAAAGACAATAATTTAAATCAAGCTATTATTTTAATCACAGATTTAAATTTAAATCTCAATCAATGCGAAGAATTTGATAAGATTTGCAAAGAAAAAAATATTAAAATTTTTCTCCTTGATCACCATCAAAGTGGAGAAGAATGCGCTCAAAAATATCCTTGGTATTTACTTGATTCTAAAAGATGTGCCACTAAAATCGTTTATGATTTCTTTTCTAAAATTTGTTTGCCTAATTTAGAACTTTCAAAATTAGTTGATGTAGTAAATGCTGTAGATATCTGGCTAAGTAAAGATGAAAATTTTGAACTTGGAAAAGTCTTTTTAGGACTCATTGCTAATGCAAAAGAGATTAATCGTATTATGTTTAAAGATATACAAGTAGCTTATATGTTTTTTTTACTTGAAAAAGCACGTAGCTTTATAGGTAAAAATAAAGCCAATATCTTACTTGATAATGCTATTCATAATATAAAAAAAGATTTTTTTATGAAAAATCATGACGATACTTTAGCCAATTTAATCTCTTATTTTGTTGTTGAAAAACTAGGAGAATTAAAAGAAAAATTTACCATAGAATATCAAGGTCATAAAGGCATTTTAACTTCAAATATAGGTAATACTTCAATTATTGGCAATGATTTTTTAGTTAAAAATCCTGATTATGATTTTTTTGTTGATATAAGTTCTAAAAAAACTCTAAGCTTTCGCGCTAATGGGAATATAGATGTAAGTTTAATGGCTAAAAATTTAGTCGGTGGAGGAGGTCATAAAAATGCTAGTGGAGGGCTTTTTGTTTCTTTTAAAGATGGACCTTATCACCATATAAAAGCTCAAATTATGGATTTAATAAAAAATAAAGAACTTAAAAAGGGAAGTAATGTCTGA
- a CDS encoding bifunctional anthranilate synthase component I family protein/class IV aminotransferase, giving the protein MIINNFAVFGKYFYYDLKHILRAFNLKETKECFDFIEKNKNDLYCLMFADYELYQYFQDKNLTSKKPYLSVFAFTKRKRFENKILDQERFIPEFISFLDQTNYEKNFIEVKKAIAKGRVYQLNLTQSFYFKSKMNAFNLFKLLLSRQNTSLKAFIKDENREILSFSPELFFKIKNRKITTKPMKGTIKRDQDPIKDQNNKFFLQNDEKNISENVMICDLLRNDLAKIIKKNTLKTKLFKIQSHPTLHQMTSSVKGKLKKNISLYQIFKALFPCGSITGAPKLESIKFIQELEQKERGIYCGSIGLAHKNKATFNVAIRTLEKQDEIYKYSTGSGLVWDSKMQEEFEELQLKSAILNPCEFYLFETMYFKNNTVLFFKEHLQRLINSALKYNFNLNNIFKDCHDILSEKKSYLKFHNLTLFELNEKIFHHNHSLFYPFIPPFKNSLKEGVLKLILHKNGKYELKQDILKSNSSDILFLSNEKIYSKSDNLFHKTSLRTFYEKHAHKWRENLCYDIVFFNEKKELCEGSRSNIILEKNKHFYTPKLQSGMLNGVYRNFLLKLKFIEEKKLFKQDLFKADNIYCINSVRGLKKVKLP; this is encoded by the coding sequence ATGATTATTAACAATTTTGCTGTATTTGGCAAATATTTTTATTATGATCTTAAACATATTTTAAGAGCTTTTAATCTCAAAGAAACCAAAGAATGCTTTGATTTTATAGAAAAAAATAAAAATGATTTGTATTGTTTAATGTTTGCAGATTATGAATTGTATCAATATTTTCAAGATAAGAATCTAACAAGCAAAAAACCTTATTTATCAGTATTTGCTTTTACAAAAAGAAAAAGATTTGAAAATAAAATTTTAGATCAAGAACGTTTTATTCCTGAATTTATAAGTTTTTTAGATCAAACAAATTATGAAAAAAATTTCATTGAAGTAAAAAAAGCTATTGCCAAAGGCAGAGTCTATCAATTAAACCTCACTCAAAGCTTTTATTTTAAAAGCAAGATGAATGCTTTTAATCTTTTCAAACTTTTGCTTTCTAGACAAAATACTTCTCTTAAAGCCTTTATAAAAGACGAAAATAGAGAAATTTTATCATTTTCACCAGAGCTTTTTTTTAAGATAAAAAATAGGAAAATTACAACAAAACCCATGAAAGGCACCATAAAACGTGATCAAGATCCTATAAAAGATCAAAATAATAAATTCTTTTTACAAAATGATGAAAAAAATATTAGCGAAAATGTTATGATTTGTGATCTTTTACGCAATGACCTTGCTAAAATTATTAAAAAAAATACTCTTAAAACTAAACTTTTTAAAATTCAAAGCCACCCTACTTTACATCAAATGACTTCAAGCGTCAAAGGAAAACTCAAAAAAAACATTTCTTTATATCAAATTTTTAAAGCACTCTTCCCATGTGGATCTATAACAGGTGCTCCTAAACTTGAAAGCATAAAATTTATACAAGAATTAGAACAAAAAGAACGTGGAATTTATTGTGGATCTATAGGTCTTGCTCATAAAAATAAAGCTACATTTAATGTAGCCATACGTACCTTAGAAAAACAAGATGAAATTTATAAATACAGTACAGGTAGCGGTTTAGTTTGGGATTCTAAAATGCAAGAGGAATTTGAAGAACTTCAGCTTAAAAGCGCTATTTTAAATCCATGTGAGTTTTATCTTTTTGAAACTATGTATTTTAAAAATAATACTGTTTTATTTTTCAAAGAACATTTGCAAAGACTCATTAACTCGGCTTTAAAGTATAATTTTAATCTAAATAATATATTTAAAGATTGCCATGATATTTTAAGTGAAAAAAAATCTTACTTAAAATTTCACAATCTCACTCTTTTTGAACTCAATGAAAAAATTTTCCATCACAACCATTCTTTATTTTATCCTTTTATTCCACCTTTTAAAAATTCGCTAAAAGAAGGTGTTTTAAAACTTATTTTACATAAAAATGGAAAATATGAATTAAAACAAGATATTTTAAAAAGCAATTCTAGTGATATTTTGTTTTTAAGCAATGAAAAAATTTATTCTAAAAGTGATAATCTTTTTCATAAAACTTCTTTACGTACTTTTTATGAAAAACATGCGCATAAATGGAGAGAAAATTTATGCTATGATATAGTTTTTTTTAATGAAAAAAAAGAACTTTGCGAGGGTTCTAGAAGCAATATCATACTAGAAAAAAACAAACATTTTTACACTCCAAAATTACAAAGTGGTATGTTAAATGGTGTTTATAGGAATTTTTTATTAAAACTTAAATTCATAGAAGAAAAAAAACTTTTTAAACAAGATTTATTTAAGGCTGATAATATTTATTGTATTAATTCTGTACGAGGTTTAAAAAAGGTAAAATTGCCATGA
- the flhA gene encoding flagellar biosynthesis protein FlhA, giving the protein MAKNKIAHLVFPFLGPLIAPILKAKSLTIVAFLVCILAIIIVPLPGAILDFFLALSIALSVLIILISIYIPKPTDLTTFPTLILIITLFRLSLNIATTRMILSEGQNGPQVVSEIIAAFGEFVVGGNMVIGIIVFCILVLINFMVVTKGSTRVSEVQARFTLDAMPGKQMAIDADLNAGLIDEQAARARRQEVIAEANFYGAMDGSSKFIKGDAVAGIIITIINMIGGFLIGSFQHDMTLSNAASTYTILTIGDGLVSQIPGLITSTATAIIITRASKDEENFAEGTLTQLLSEYRTLLIVGFVLFVFALVPGLPTLSLGFMALVFLGLGYLTKQVKEGKIDVNTHKKQKPSAAAATQEGIAKAPAKKSEEEILKEEELKINDILKVEILELELGYGLIKLAENELTERIRSMRRSIAESLGFLMPKIRIRDNLRLKPNEYSFKLKGVSIASAEIYPDKYLAMDSGFITEEIEGIATKEPAFNSDALWIDTNLKDEATLNGYIVIDPASVISTHMSELVKAHASELLTRQEVQNLLDKVKNDYPIIVEGALNVAPVSLIQKILKDLLKYHIPIKDMLTILESISDIAEVSKSFDMIIEHVRASLARMITNMYLDDKGNLDIFILDSASSAILMENVQFKDGTYHLPLSVAQTGTLVDTLRSEVAAVANGRIKPFILCVEPQLRKFIADLCYNFSINIVVLSFAEIAENTNFNTEGIIKIDL; this is encoded by the coding sequence ATGGCAAAAAATAAAATAGCCCATTTGGTTTTTCCTTTTTTAGGACCTTTAATCGCTCCTATTTTAAAAGCTAAAAGCCTTACTATAGTTGCTTTTTTAGTATGTATTTTAGCTATTATTATAGTTCCTTTACCAGGCGCTATTTTAGACTTTTTTTTAGCATTAAGCATAGCTTTGTCAGTATTAATTATTTTAATTTCTATTTATATACCCAAACCTACAGATTTAACAACTTTTCCAACGCTTATTTTAATTATCACTCTATTTAGACTTTCTTTAAATATAGCTACAACAAGAATGATTTTAAGTGAAGGTCAAAATGGACCTCAAGTAGTTAGCGAAATCATTGCAGCATTTGGTGAATTTGTTGTTGGTGGAAATATGGTTATTGGGATCATTGTTTTTTGTATTTTAGTACTTATTAATTTCATGGTTGTAACCAAAGGTAGTACAAGAGTTTCTGAGGTACAAGCAAGATTTACACTTGATGCAATGCCTGGAAAACAAATGGCTATTGATGCAGATTTAAATGCAGGATTGATTGATGAACAAGCTGCAAGAGCAAGACGTCAAGAAGTTATAGCTGAAGCTAATTTTTATGGAGCAATGGATGGTTCTAGTAAATTTATTAAAGGAGATGCGGTTGCTGGTATTATTATTACTATTATAAACATGATAGGAGGGTTTTTAATAGGTTCTTTTCAACATGATATGACCTTAAGCAATGCAGCATCTACTTATACTATTTTAACTATAGGAGATGGTTTAGTATCGCAAATTCCTGGGCTTATTACTTCAACTGCTACAGCCATTATTATCACCCGTGCAAGCAAAGATGAAGAAAATTTTGCTGAGGGGACTTTAACCCAACTTTTAAGCGAATATCGTACTTTATTGATAGTAGGTTTTGTACTTTTTGTTTTTGCTTTAGTTCCTGGTTTACCTACCTTATCTTTAGGTTTTATGGCTTTAGTATTTTTAGGATTAGGTTATTTAACTAAGCAGGTTAAAGAAGGTAAAATTGATGTTAATACGCATAAAAAACAAAAACCAAGTGCTGCAGCTGCAACTCAAGAAGGGATAGCTAAAGCTCCTGCTAAAAAAAGCGAAGAAGAAATACTTAAAGAAGAAGAACTTAAGATTAATGATATACTTAAAGTAGAAATTCTTGAACTTGAGTTAGGGTATGGCTTAATAAAGCTTGCAGAAAATGAACTCACAGAAAGAATTCGTTCTATGAGAAGAAGTATTGCTGAAAGTTTAGGCTTTTTAATGCCAAAAATTCGTATTAGAGATAATCTTAGACTTAAACCTAATGAATACAGCTTTAAATTAAAAGGGGTATCTATAGCAAGTGCTGAAATTTATCCTGATAAATACTTAGCTATGGATAGTGGCTTTATTACCGAAGAAATAGAAGGAATTGCCACTAAAGAACCAGCTTTTAACTCAGATGCACTTTGGATAGATACAAACTTAAAAGATGAGGCAACTTTAAATGGCTATATTGTTATAGATCCTGCAAGCGTAATTTCAACTCATATGAGTGAACTTGTTAAAGCTCATGCAAGTGAACTGCTTACACGTCAAGAAGTGCAAAATCTTTTAGACAAAGTTAAAAACGATTACCCAATTATCGTAGAAGGAGCTTTAAATGTTGCGCCTGTAAGCCTCATCCAAAAAATTCTTAAAGACTTGCTTAAATATCATATTCCTATTAAAGATATGCTTACTATTTTAGAATCTATAAGTGATATTGCAGAAGTAAGTAAAAGTTTTGATATGATTATAGAACACGTAAGAGCATCTTTAGCTAGAATGATTACTAATATGTATTTAGATGATAAAGGTAATTTAGATATTTTTATATTAGATTCTGCAAGTTCAGCTATATTAATGGAAAATGTACAATTTAAAGATGGTACCTATCATCTTCCTTTAAGTGTAGCCCAAACAGGAACTTTAGTAGATACTTTAAGATCTGAAGTTGCTGCAGTAGCTAATGGACGCATTAAGCCTTTTATACTTTGTGTTGAACCCCAACTAAGAAAATTTATTGCCGATCTTTGTTATAATTTTAGCATTAATATAGTTGTATTAAGTTTTGCAGAAATTGCAGAAAATACAAATTTTAATACTGAAGGTATTATTAAAATAGATCTTTAA
- a CDS encoding tyrosine-type recombinase/integrase yields the protein MKYPLDCEETFEKSFLFWLSKYVKFKLNSLSNKELKNPKVLTEVNFHLSKGVSNIEELDALTKKARNAGLSGVNTYFNPLKKIFEYLNFYKLHSLKQIDEELIVEVLASISASLSDASKKNYRIAVINFFNFLDKQNEEDQKAHIFDIVLKNWGGISGSKGNKLPEFMSEEELKKFLNAVDNANFKNNTIRNKLIIKIIIFTGIRVSEAINIKMGDISEENDLYIIRIRAKGNKYRIVMIKKDLICDLLNHVNINYMSKDALLFVNKKGTPLTQSYVSRIVEQILFRAGIRKQKNGAHMLRHTFATLLYKKQKDLILVQEALGHASLNTSRIYTHFNNDKLKLAAQVAKELHDY from the coding sequence ATGAAATATCCTTTAGATTGCGAAGAAACTTTTGAAAAATCATTTTTATTTTGGTTAAGCAAGTATGTGAAATTTAAACTTAATTCCCTATCCAATAAAGAACTTAAAAATCCAAAGGTCTTAACAGAGGTAAATTTCCATCTTTCAAAAGGTGTAAGCAATATCGAAGAACTTGATGCTTTAACAAAAAAAGCAAGAAATGCCGGATTAAGTGGAGTAAATACTTATTTTAATCCTTTAAAAAAAATATTTGAATATTTAAATTTTTATAAACTACATTCTTTAAAGCAAATTGATGAAGAACTTATTGTAGAAGTTTTAGCAAGCATAAGCGCTTCTTTATCAGATGCTAGTAAAAAAAATTATCGCATTGCAGTGATTAATTTTTTTAATTTTTTAGATAAACAAAATGAAGAAGATCAAAAAGCTCATATTTTTGATATTGTTCTTAAAAATTGGGGAGGAATATCAGGTTCAAAAGGAAATAAATTGCCTGAATTTATGAGCGAGGAAGAACTTAAAAAATTTCTCAATGCTGTAGATAATGCAAATTTTAAAAATAATACCATACGCAATAAACTCATCATTAAAATCATTATTTTTACAGGAATAAGAGTTAGTGAAGCTATTAACATTAAAATGGGGGATATTAGCGAAGAAAATGATCTTTATATTATAAGAATACGTGCTAAAGGTAATAAATACCGCATAGTAATGATTAAAAAAGATCTTATTTGTGATTTATTAAATCATGTTAATATTAATTATATGAGCAAAGATGCTCTACTTTTTGTAAACAAAAAAGGCACCCCGCTTACTCAATCTTATGTCAGTCGTATTGTTGAACAGATCTTGTTTCGTGCAGGTATACGTAAACAAAAAAATGGTGCACATATGCTACGCCATACTTTTGCAACCCTACTTTATAAAAAACAAAAAGATTTAATTTTAGTTCAAGAGGCCTTAGGACATGCTAGCTTAAATACTTCAAGAATTTATACACACTTTAATAATGATAAGCTTAAACTTGCAGCACAAGTTGCAAAGGAATTGCATGATTATTAA
- a CDS encoding anthranilate synthase component II — MKKILFIDNYDSFSYIIVYYLKELGYACKIIKNDSFDKVKELEKFDFTHLIISPGPHSPKESKLSLKAIKHFKKNKKILGICLGHQCIAEVFGGKVSKMENPMHGKISKLYFKKDPIFKDIEQEFTICLYHSLHISTMPKQCKILAYNSQNIIMAIKHKKYDIYGLQFHPEAVLSQNGKKILSNFMKI; from the coding sequence ATGAAAAAAATTTTATTTATTGATAATTATGATTCTTTTTCTTATATTATTGTATATTATCTTAAAGAGCTTGGCTATGCTTGCAAAATTATAAAAAATGATAGTTTTGATAAGGTTAAAGAATTAGAAAAATTTGATTTTACCCATCTTATTATTTCTCCTGGCCCTCATTCTCCAAAAGAATCAAAATTGAGTTTAAAAGCCATTAAACATTTTAAAAAAAATAAAAAAATTCTAGGTATTTGCCTAGGGCATCAATGCATAGCTGAAGTTTTTGGCGGAAAAGTTTCTAAAATGGAAAATCCCATGCACGGAAAAATTTCAAAACTTTATTTTAAAAAAGATCCTATCTTTAAAGATATAGAACAAGAATTTACAATTTGTCTATATCATTCTTTACATATTAGCACTATGCCAAAACAATGTAAAATTTTAGCTTATAATTCTCAAAACATTATTATGGCTATTAAACATAAAAAATATGATATTTACGGTCTACAATTTCATCCTGAGGCTGTATTAAGTCAAAATGGAAAAAAAATACTTAGTAATTTCATGAAAATCTAA